The nucleotide sequence TAGTTGTCATCATTTTTGCAACAGCTTCATTTAAAATGCTACACACAGAAGTAGTAGGCTTAATACTGAGAAAATGCACTTTTTTGTAAATTGAACAAACATTTGGAAATCGCTTTCTGATACTTCAGAGACAGAATGGTGACATTGCTCCGTATGGAAGAAGACTAGTATGCAAACCTTGACAGGATAATGGCTTAAATAGCAGCACCATAAAACATTACCAGATAAACAGTATCAGATaaaatgtactttaaaaaatGTACCTCCCCAAAGATCTGACTTATTTCAGGTGAAGTAACAAAATCTCCTTTTTCACCTAGCATGTCATGATGCATATAGTATCCCTATAGAAGAAGAAAGAACCAGTTAGTTCCCAACTCTGGATTACTGGTATGTTCACTTGCTAGTTAGCTACAACACTGAAATTGTTTAATGAAAGAAACTAACAGCCCTCTTAAAATATAAAACTGTCCTCATCCTTAAACATCCTTAAACTCAGCTAGGAAACTATATGGGAGGAGGGCTGAGGaggtagaagagacagagagcctTAATGTAGACTAGCTGAAGGACAGGGGATTGAGAAGCCATGGCCTGAGGCAAGGATGGGTGGGAGAGGCATACAGCTGGTAAGAGAAAGAGCCATGGATGAAAGAAAGCAAGAGTGAGGAAAAAACTCATTGAGAGCCAGAGACTAGGAGGGGCCACTGATGTAGGCAGAAGGGAATGAATGAGCCACAAAACAATCCTTATCCCCAGATTTGCTGGCTAGAGGGTGTTAGGATGGAGTGGGTGTGCCTCTTCTCTAGTAGATGAAGGGCATTGTCTGATGCAGAGGTCCCCACTAGGATTGCTCCATAGGCATTGATCTCTTGCAGGCCTCAAAATATGGAATTCTAAGGGCAGGGCAGAGGCACTGCCATCTGATATCAAAGCCATCCTGATTATCCAGTAAGTTCCATCTCACTATCTTAAGGGGCAATttttggacaacagccatacCTTGGATTAAATGTGATGGGTGTTTCCTACCATGACAACTTGTATAAAAGTTGTCTTTGTATGTCTAAAAAGTTAAGCATAAACAAATGAgatcatttgaatgacaatgtaaAACAAATCTGCCCACCCACAAAGAAACTATACTAGTTATTGTAGTAATGATGTACAACCAAAAACTTAGTACGCAGTGTAGGTCTCAGCTTCTCTCCAGCCTTACAACCACCTTGTCTCCTAGGCCTGCAGTTCCTCACCCTTCAAAACCTCCTTGCAGTGCAGCCCTAAGAGCAGTGTGTGGAAGATGCCAAGTGGTGGACAGACCACCACTTCCAAAGCCCTACTGGATTGCCAGAGTGGGAAGTGTGTGGGGTCAACTTACTGTTCTGCCCCctgcatgtattattattattattattattattattattattattattattaaatccccTCCCATTGGTTTGAATTGGGGTCAGGGTCAGGGCTGGCATTCCTTCTCCTCTACCTCCCCTTACTCTTTGTGCAGCATCATTGCTACAAGTTTCATCTGAATAACAGACAAATATAAACTGGAGCTTCAAATCCCAAAGTGAAATTTGAATGATGCACATTTAGTGGTACTGTTCATACCTTCACAGGATTAGTCAAAACTTCCCGCATATATTCAGCAACTGTAATGGGACCAGTTGACTTTATTTTCATCATTAGATGCTTCAGCATTGGAGTCACTGGACTGTTTTCCTCTGCTTTACTTTCTGAACTAAAGCACTGGCATTTCAATGTAGTGGAACGACCTATGTAAAAACATAAGATTAGCCACCCACAAGTGATTCACTGAGTAGTCTCTCTAGAATTGGCTAATATGAGCTATGTTTGAGGAAGCATACAAAGCAACTAAATGATGATTAgaggaaactttttttaaaaaatggtgtagGTGTGGGGCCATCAGCTTGTTAAAGATCCCTGGAAAACATGGGAAACTGAACATTGCTTGATAAGAAAGCAGTATTTAAATTCTAAATGCATTACTTGACCCAAAAAATTATCAGCCAagatgcagaaagtcccagctgCAATTGCTGGCATCAGCAGGTGGGCtagggaaagacctctgcctgaaatcctggagagctgcttgtcAGTGTAGACCACGCAAaatccgttttgggggcctaatccggcctcactcaacaacttcaatcctaaaaaaaggaaaaaggtcaacaactttggttggccctctggcccttcacttcatcaaatctagccctctttgaaaaaagttggaCAGTACACTGCCTGATTCAGACAAAGGGGTGACTCGGTCACTTAATGCAACTTCCTGTGCTTCAAAGGCATGTGAATAAATGAGCTGGGACAAACATTAGGCAAGATCCAACCAAAACGAAATACTTTTAAGCTCCACTGAAATCAGATTGCTCATATTTACTGATTCCTGCCTGTTCTTTTCCATCCTTGCTATTACCACTAATTGACTTTTTTCTGGTGGCGGACAGAGCCACCCCTTTGCGCTtactccctttcccctttcttgtAGAGTGGGGGGAAGGTGATACAGAAGCAGTTGCTCCGAGCAAATATTTGGGGGGTGATGTGCATTTCTCTGATCATTACCACTGCTTTCTACTTGCAATTGAGAGCTGAGGTGTTAAACTGGGCGGCTGCTCGCAAAGCTGGATAGTTTCTGCTCCAACACGACGCCCAGGGTCtcttcaattctgtgattctagggcTCAATACAGGGAGCTGCCTGGTTTTGGGGGGAGCATCTTTGTGGAGGGAGGCGGGTCTGTGGGGACTGACACGGCTGCGAACGCTCTTAGGTTGCAAGCCCCGCgcacttactcgggagtaagtcccactgaagtcaacagGACTTGCTTCAGAGTAAAGGCAAGTGAGGTTTTGCTGTTAAGGTACGCTCCACGCATCGTTCTCGTTACCATGGAGACGGAGGAGACGGGCGCTTCGCGCGACAACGCGCATCCCCCGGAGAAAGGCTCTCCCCGGCTGAAGGAGCGCCATGCTCACGCTGTTGCCTTCCTTCACCTCACTGACCCTCTTGTCCTGGCAGCcacataaaataattattttgcgAAGCGCCAAAGGAGTTCACCTTAGGGCCCGTGCTTGTACTAAGATGCTTATTATTACAATATAGATAGACAAGCAGTGCGTCCTTCTCTCTGACCTTTTCCCGTTTGTTTCCTAAATCTGCGCCGTTCATAGTACCTTCTATGTATCTAGCAGGACCTTCCACCTTCTAAGTGAGTGTCGTCATCACTACTACCCGGAAGCTAGGGGGACGCATGCGTGGTCTGGCCGAGGGAGATGGCGACGTTGTCGGAGTTGGAGCTCGAGAAGTCTGACGAGAGAGATGGCGAGGGAGAGGTTGATGATGGAAGCGGCTTTACTCTGGAGGAGGTGCTGCGCCTCGGAGGCACCAAAGTAAGAAAGAGGCCCTGAGACGGCCAGGAAAGGGGTCCAGGGAGGTCCCTGCGGATCTCTTTCCTTCCACGTGGTGGGAAAGGGGTGAGAGCCTTGGGTCAGCCTGGCTCTTTTCCCTCGGAAAGGATGGGCTTTAACAGGCGGAGTTTCTCCAaaagtcgaaacaaaataaaaaaaatccttccagtagcaccttagagaccaactaagtttgttattggtatgagctttcgtgtgcacgcatCTTCAGATACATGAGATAAGAATCTAATGTCtttattcagaccaggtctctccgtgcttttaagtttggtaataaattgcaattcagcaacttttctttccagtctatttctgaaattcttttgtaataagaaagctactttgagatcttgtatagggAGACATTCTACACAaaatctcaaagtagctgtcattacaaaagaatttcagaaatagactggaaagagaagttgctgaattgcaacttattaccaaacttaaaaccatggagagacctggtctgaatagagacactggattcttatctcataatacatgataaagctatttttagccatctcaccccttgctttttcctgtaagaccaattgcgtgttaacaggtttaccacacctatcagccagtcacccattcccaccacccttctgagtaatacccctccccaccctctcactatatataagggactagtgacttctgtttcagtgtatctgaagaagtgtgcatgcacatgaaagctcataccaataacaaacttagttggtctttaaggtgctactgtaaggaatttatttattttgttttgactacggcagaccaacacggctacctacctgtaactttctCTAAAAGGGCATTCACCCTGGAAGGAGACATCATCTGTCTAATGTTGGCTTCTCACGTGTTGCCGTCTTTTCAGACTGGTGGAAATAAATGGCAGATCCACTGCATGTGTAGCTTGAGGGGTTACACACATAGTATGTGGGCAGCGAacaatttttgttttcatttttagacATCTCCTCCTCCCTCGCTGGGTTTTATACAAAGAGCCTTCTGGCCCCTTGTGGACCAACAGATAATATTTTAACAGAAATGTGCGGCCACAAATTCTAATGTCACGACTAACCTGttgtccttaatttttttatgtgCAGCCACTGATTAAGACAGATTTTTTCTGATTTTTGTACATGGTTttttagcaaaacaaaaaataaaaatccagcacTTTGAGAGCAGGTGGGACAATTCTTAATACTGGATAGTCCTTACATTGGTGGATATTTCAGAGGTGTGCAAGTAATTTAGAAGCAGTAATGGGCAATGTTGTCTGCGTATGTTATAAGCCTGTTTGCAATATTGATGTTTTATAATGCATGCACTGTCAAATGATGTTATCCATGAACACGTTGCTGAGACAACTTGTTACTTTGTTTTATGCAGCAAGATTATATCATGCTCGCTGCTTTGGATGAGACCGAAGAAATTGTAGATGGTGGGAAAAAAGGTGCCATTGATGATCTGAAGGATGGTGAACTGGAGGCATTTATAAAATCACTGGGTGTGAGCAGCTATTCAAATAAATTCCTGGTTACagcagatgatgaagaagagggagaagcagttGAAGGAGAACAAAAactaccaaaaaaagagaaagtcaaCCAAAAGGAAGTAAACAAAACTAcagtagcaaaaaaagaaaaccaagtgAAAGGAAGTAAAGAAAAAATAGAGTCAAGTAATGCCCAAGATAATAAgaaacagtcagttcccaatagTGCTTTGTTGCATGGAACAAAAAAAGACAAGGAAGTGGACACTTTTCAGTTTCATGAGCGGCAGATACTTCTTATAAAACCAGGGGGGAAATGGTATGATCTGGAGTATACAAATGAATTTTCTACTGAACCCCAAAATCAGTCCCTTGTATCCAAGTATAAGGCTTTGGCTCAAAAGCTTTACCAACAAGAGGCAGACCTCTGCAAGAGTAAGGCAAATCTATGGAAAGGATCATCATCAGCTTGGATGAAAACTGTAGTATCATCAGGGACTCTTGCTGACAGAATGGCTGCCATGACCCTTCTTATCCAAGATGCTACTGTCCACTCACTTCAGTTTATAGAGACCCTGGTGAATCTGGTCAAAAAGAAAGGTAGTAGAAGGCAGAGTTTAATGGCCCTGGATACTTTCAAAGAGCTTCTCATGACACATCTTCTACCAGACAATCGTAAGCTGTACACTTTCTCCCAACATCCCTTTGGCTCTCTGGAGCAACTCTCAAGTGGCAACAGAGATTCGAGGGACAGGCGCCTGATCTTGTGGTATTTTGAGCATCACCTGAAGCACTGGGTGGCTGAATTTGTGCAAGTGTTAGAATCACTGAGTCACGATCCCCTGGTGGCAACAAAAACCCGTGCTCTTGCTGTTGCGCATGAACTTCTCTGTAACAAGGTAGAGGAAGAGAAAGCTTTTCTTGTGCAGTTAGTAAACAAACTGGGAGATCCTCTAAACAAAATAGCCACCAAAGCATCTTATCTGCTAGAGACTCTGCTTCATAAGCATCCCAACATGAAAGGAGTGGTGTGTAATGAAGTGGAGAGGCTTCTCTATCGATCAAACATTAGCCCCAAAGCACAATACTATGCCATCTGCTTTTTGAACCAGATAGTTCTTAGTCACGAGGAGAGTGAGCTGGCTAACAAACTCATTACACTCTACTTTTGCTTTTTTCGGTCTTGTATCAAGAAAAAAGACGTTGAGTCCAAAATGCTTAGTGCTCTCTTGACGGGGGTGAACAGAGCTTACCCTTATGCTCAGACTAGTGATGAAAAAATAAAGGAGCAGATGAATACTTTGTTTAAGGTTTTGCACCTTGCGAACTTCAGCACCAGCATCCAAGCCTTGATGTTGCTGTTTCAAGTAATGGATTCTAATCAGACTATATCTGACCGATATTACACAGCCCTATACAAGTAAGCGTCACATACATTTTAATGTTTCTATTAAGTTGCGTTTTGTAGAATATTTACTGCTGATCAGTTGTTTACGGTTTATATGAATTTAAATTGTGAATATTGTGATGGCAAGGGAACtactttgtcctcctctgcataTCAGTAGTTGCCCTGTTTGTTTTTGGCATTTGATAGGTAAACTGTTTTGCTTGATAATTCATGCCAATGTAGACATCTGTAAtgtggagggttttttttgttttgttttggttattATTGGTATTCTCCAATTGATTATCCTTTATTGAAGCAGGGTTGAGCCAAGAGCCTCCTATtgtactgttttttctttctccttcctctgaaCTCAATTTACAGAACAATCTAAAGTGGGGTGAGGATTGAAGTGGTGGATGATCCAAAGGCTTGCTGGCTTGCACCATCCATGGTTGGCAGTAGAACATGCTTCTTTTTGCCCCTGTACTTATTACAAACCCTTACATTGCCTCTCCAgttgaaagaaatggatgtccATGGAACTTTCTGCTGGCATAGTGGAGGACTCACCAGCAAAGGTCCCATCCACTATCCTAACCTGATTGCCCGTGGATCTGAGTGTTAGGTTGCTGTGTGaatgtttaaataaaacaaatgtagAGATCTGAAGGCCCACTTTTACCCAAATTTTCAAAAACGAAAGGAAAAAGAACGAAAAATAAAATAggttccccccccattttcctgtCCCCCCCAtgccttcagatattttataaAATGTGACTAATTATGGGATATTATTCATTAAGCAATGGTCCACTTTAAAGTAGGGTGAGTAAAAGAAAATCATTTTGTGTCAACAGTAGTAGTAAATGATGCAGCTGTCATATGTTGGTCTGTACTGCAAATTCAGAAGAATGAGTGAATTCATGAGGTTAATGCTGATAatgattattttgtttttgcaggAAGCTGCTGGATCCAGGATTAGCACTGTGTGCCAAACAGTCTATGTTTCTCAACCTTGTCTACAAATCTTTGAAGGCTGATATAGTACTCCGGCGGGTGAAAGCTTTTATAAAGCGATTGCTTCAAGTCACCTGTGGTCAAATGCCACCATTCACCTGTGGAGCTTTGTACCTTGTGTCTGAACTTCTGAAAGTAAAACCAGGGTTACGGGTACAGCTGCAGGATCATGTGGTATGATATCCGTCTTATAAAGTTGTTCTTAGCCTGCCTTTGTACAACTAGCTGTTGacctcaatttaaaaaaaatgctttcaatCCACAATTTAGGCTTTATATgctatccctggaatgtaactTATCAGAGTTTTGCATGATCCCCACACTGGTTTCTTCTTAAATCTGATTCATTTCCTAGGAATCCGATGATGAGGAACATTTTCATGACCTtgaagaagctgaagaagaggaggaaaaactTGTAGATGTTGATgaagaaacaaaaataataaaaacagaagaatCTGTGAAACCTCATGACCCAGCTTCAGGAGCTTCATGGGTACATCACCAAAATCTAGCAGGTAAAAATTGAAAAATTGTGAGTGAGATTCTGGCAGATGTTGACTGGAATGTTTCAGGTCCTAGTAGACGGTATTAAATTCTGCAAACTTTAATCTGAAGGTCGTTACCCAAAGGAAACTTTCCTTATTCAAACTTGTTTATGTGGAGGGGATTGAACGGAGCCAGAGGAAGGCCATCTGCTAAAAGTGTTTGGGAACAGTGTCAGTAGATAAGACATTGCCAGGGTTATgggccattgctgctgctgctgtattaaCAACTTTCATGAGACATGCACTACTTaagtggtgtccccccccccctcttagttatatttctgtaagtaaaaagtgttttaaaatgtcatgTCTCATTCACTTCTCCACCCATCTTTTGAGTTAGGCTGTTGTCATTTCCATTTTACAGAATGGAAACTGAAGCCATGAGACTTTGGCTGGGCTCACATAACTCCTCTCATGTCCAAGTCCAGAACTCTTAATTTCTTGTTCACTCTGGTTTCTGATCTGTTCTAGACATCTGGCAGCTCTGTGTAATAATGAGAGTATTCTTCTTTCAACTAATCCTACCAGATGTTGCAATTGCACTAAAAGAAACTGGCTTACCTTCCCACTCTGCTATGTAAACCAACATGCATTTTGCAGACTAGGTTGTATGAAATTGGAGCAGGGCACAGAGATCTTTGTTGTACCTTTTGTGGTGTTACTGCAGAAGGACTCTCTTGTCTTTAAAATGATCAGTAGAAGATCAGGAGTAgttgctcagggatgatgggagttcacaacatctggagggtaccaggttgactACTTCTTTGTTGGAAAACTAGGTGTTCCCCTGTTAAGTATCTAGATCTGTTTGTCTTTGATGATACAAAACATGTCTTCTTTTTCAGGTGGCAAGAATTTGGGTAGCTATGACCCATTACATCGAAATCCTTCATACTGTGGAGCTGATAGAACAAGTTTTTGGGAACTAAAGAAGGTACCGTTTTTTCATGAACACCAGGAATTTCAATGtggcttttgtgggagggatcccagacaactttattttatttttgcagacattttcctTTAACAGTGGGTTTGGTATCGtttcattgggttggatccagagttagAGTAGGCTCATTTAAATCATTGGTGTAAGTTAAGTCTCTTGGAGTTCATCGGACCCATTCTAAGTATGACCAAGTGTAGAGTCAATCTATTGAACAAGTTttaagaggagaggagccttgtTCAAAGATTAGTTCTGGCATCTCTCTTATGACTTTACATTGGAACAGGTCTAAGATAACTTCCACCAGCTTCATCCAGCATAGACGCtgctcaggaattatgggagttgcagtccaacaatttATGGAGGTCATCACGTTGGCAATCTTAAGcctacagctctctctctctcttcctcctcccaataGAGGTTACTTCTCAACATAGGGGATGGTAACATAGTGCTGCAAAACATTTAGATCAACTGCGTATCATGGGGAGTTTCCGTACTGGCTCCTGCTGCTGGAGCTAGTGCAGAGCCTGTCTGAGGTAGATTCATGTGATAAAAGTGGCACTTAATGTTACATCAAATATGTGGAGAAGTCAGTTCTAGAAACTGCCACATGGGGGATTATGGCCCCTTGTTATCTGGCTTCAAAGCTACTTAGGTAATTTATATACTTCAGCTACATTACAGACCAACCAAGAAGTAAGGAATTAGTAACACATTTATTAACAGCAGTTGGAATGGTAATAGACAGAACTTTACTGGTTTACTGTAATCAGCTAATTATTATGTACTGCAAAACAACATGTTTAGTATTTTATCCCTCTGGTGACCTGTTTTTTGTTAGTCATGTCATGTTTTATGATTTACGTGTGTACAATTTTGtagcaagaaaataataaataaggggGGGAACCTGGAGTGAAGGTTAAGATTTCCATTTAATCTGTTAATATGGTGCCAAAAACTTGTATTGGAATAAGATTTTATATTAcaacattgattttatttttccaGCTTTCAGAACACTTTCATCCATCTGTTGCCCTCTTTGCAAAAACTATCCTAGAGGTTAGTTGAATTTCTTACTTTTTTTCACTACTTTGGTTGCCCTCTTGGGTGTCCTGTCACATGTACTTAATGATTTGGATTGCATGTGAATAGTAGTTTCCAGACAGAAATGGGGGCAACAAGTAAATGGGGGAACCATTCTTGATACAAATATTTTTTCGTGTAGAAAACCAGATTGGCTAGGGTTTCCACCTTGctacagatatttaaagcaggagACAAGGCAGTCTTGTTTCTGCCTGTCTCCCACCTGTCCTGTTGTCCACCCCTTTCTTCACTTGTTGTGTGGCACACCTGAAATCCTACGTAGCAGAGCAGGAATAGCCACTGCTGCCTTCCCTCCACTGAAAGGGTTGTGTGTGATCCAGGTTTCAGAGAGGCAACCTATTTCATCTTCCTTCGTCTGAGTAACATCACTTATTTGTCTGCTGAATCCAAACACATGTGATTCTTTTGCCACTTCCATTCATGTATTTCTTGATGCAAATTGACACTATGAATGTTAACTTTCTTTCAGGGGAATTACATTGAATACACAGGTGATCCTCTTCAGGACTTCACTCTAATGAGATTCTTGGATCGTTTTGTGTACAGAAATCCCAAAGCTCCTAAGGGCAAAGGTATGGACCCTATCAACATTTGTCAGGTGTAGCAGATAGGTTAAGGTTAATAACAATTAAATTTTTGTGTGATTTCTTGACTTTCTAATGCAGAGAACACCAGTAGCGTGGTAATGCAGCCAAAGAATAAACAGTCCATGAGTGATGTACGAAATCTTGCGGGTAAGTAAGGAGCTTTCATTCTAAATATTATAGTCAGTGGTACCCTGATCATAAATACAATGCATTATAAGATCCATCACTTTCAGTGGAAGATATTTGCACAGTGGGTTTTATCCAATATTGTCATTCCATTCAGGAATGGAAGCAGGGCCAATTTTTGCAAATTCCTCCTTCCTGCAGCCCTCATGCTGTTGTGGAGGATCCCCCCTCCTCAGTAGTAGAAGGGGAATTGACAAAcatattcccccccaaaatgttgTGATCCACGGCATCAAACAGAAGGgcaataagattttttaaagcatttggaTGCAGGAAATAACAAGTGTTCCTTTGATGTAGCTAACACTCTTCACTGTTAGATGTCAGAAACCTTATTCCTTTTATCATAAGTGTATCATTAGAGTGAGCCAGAAAGACTATGGTTTGTGCAAGCACAAACCATTCTATTTTGGGGGAAAGCAGGCAGTAAGTCACCCCCATGTTCTTTCACACCTGGTTTGCTGTTTCAGCAAGCAGTTGGGTAAATGAAGGttgtaatttgtttttttaatactaTATCTCCTGTTAGTTCAGTATAAAAACATGTAAACAAATTTATATTGACTGTGTAAGTGGAAAACCAGAAAAATTCTGGAAGACTgttaaacataagaagagcctgctggatcaggtcagtggccagTCTAGTTAAGCAtcttgttctctcagtggccaaccagattctggcgggaaactcgcaagcaggatttgaggacgagccctctcccctcctggggtttccagcaactagaatTCACAAGCATTACTGCTgctggctgtggaggcagagcacagccatcatggccagtagtcTTCAGTGgccctctcctccgtgaatttgtccattCTTTTAAAGtcttctaggttggtggccatcactgtctcctgcgaTAGCAAGATCTATAGCTTATCTATGTGCTTCATGGATTCCTTTTATCATTCCCGACTCTTTCAGCATTTCGTTTCATTGGATATCTATGAGTtcaagtgttatgagagaggcagAGAACTTTTTCTCTACTTTTCTCCATGCTGTGCATCATCGTATAAACTCCTATTGTGTCACCTCTCACTCAcatttcctctaaactaaaaagtcccaaacgctgcaatctTTCTTCAAAGCGAGTCACTCCATCTCCTTGAtctattttggttgcccttttctgatccttttccaactctgtaatatcctttttgaggtggaaCAATCAACATTGCACACAGTATTGCAAATGCGGTTGCAtcacagatttgtataatggtaTTACGATAGTggccattttattttcaattcctttgctAATGATCCGTAGCGTGGTATTTGCCCACTTCactgctgctgcacactgggtcaacagCTTCATCTATTACGACCCCAAAGTATTGTTCCTAGTCCATCACCATCAGTTCAGAAGTCGTAAGTGTGAAATTTGCcctgacatgcatcactttacacttacttacattgaattgcatctGCCATTTTACTAcctattcactcagtttggagaggtccttttggagctcttcacaatctctttgttttatttgttttgtttcaacgACCCTGAACAATTTAATATCATCGGCAAACTTGGCCCCTCACTGGTTACTTCTAACTCTAGATTGTTTATGAGCAAGTTAAAAGTCCAGGTCCTGATACCAATCCCTAGAGGACTCCACTTTCTCTGtttggagaactgtccatttattcctcctCTGCTTCCTACAACTTAGTCAATTTGTGATCCGCAAGAGGATAGCTATTTCAGAAGGAGAGACGTCACATTAAGAAAATTGAAGGAAGGGGGAGTGATGTTATTGGATACAGAGTTCATTGTTAGACTCTCAGAAGTAGGATCCAGATGAACAGTTAAGGCTTTAACTCATTAACATTACGGCTAAGGATATTCATGTTATGTAAACACCAGTAATGATGTGATACACAATAGTGGTTTTGTGGGACCTCTCAAATTTCTATTTGTAATCCATGTTCCCATGGTATCCTGTAACTACATTTCTTCTGCCTAAGTGATCTaagtaagaaaaattaaatttagcTTGCATTATATAATAGATTTACTTGATTTACTGTTTAATATTaggttattttttaatttaaaagttaAATTCCTTTTACATTCTGAACTTTTATGctctggatcccccccccccccattttttatagACTGGGTGGGTGAGGGAGGGATATTCATTTTGCACAGAGAGATTTAGTTGATCTCACTGGATTGGTTGGTTTTGAAGCTAGCAGCCCTAAAGACATTGCTTAGGAAAAATGTGTATGACGTGGCATTTGAATAACCTTTATAGCAAATTAATTTGATAAACAACCACCagttctttattattttatttccagtGAATAGCAAGGAATTCCTTGCCCAAGATGAAAGCAAAATCCCAGTAGATGAAGTCTTTTTCCACAGGTATTGACATCTTTGATTGAGACTTCCATATGTTCATTGCTCTTAATTTTGTTTCCTTTGGGGAGGGTTTATTCTTGGAGACACTTTCTACTGTTGTGAAAGTTTTACTGCAAATCACTTCCATGTATTTTTATAGGATAGGGGGATCACGGCTGGGAAAAACGGATATTTCAAATTACTAGATAAGATCAGTGGAGGAAAAAGCTTTTTATAAAACACATCCATTTCTAGACAATAGTTCCTTGGACTGTTCCATACATCACAGCAAAACAGCAGGAAATTTGCCCAGAATAACTGTGCTGTTATGGCTCATGTTCTTCCATCAGGTCAGCAGCAGCACCTGTATCTATTATGGGATGCACTGGTTGGTTGCTGGTG is from Podarcis raffonei isolate rPodRaf1 chromosome 3, rPodRaf1.pri, whole genome shotgun sequence and encodes:
- the CEBPZ gene encoding CCAAT/enhancer-binding protein zeta, with product MATLSELELEKSDERDGEGEVDDGSGFTLEEVLRLGGTKQDYIMLAALDETEEIVDGGKKGAIDDLKDGELEAFIKSLGVSSYSNKFLVTADDEEEGEAVEGEQKLPKKEKVNQKEVNKTTVAKKENQVKGSKEKIESSNAQDNKKQSVPNSALLHGTKKDKEVDTFQFHERQILLIKPGGKWYDLEYTNEFSTEPQNQSLVSKYKALAQKLYQQEADLCKSKANLWKGSSSAWMKTVVSSGTLADRMAAMTLLIQDATVHSLQFIETLVNLVKKKGSRRQSLMALDTFKELLMTHLLPDNRKLYTFSQHPFGSLEQLSSGNRDSRDRRLILWYFEHHLKHWVAEFVQVLESLSHDPLVATKTRALAVAHELLCNKVEEEKAFLVQLVNKLGDPLNKIATKASYLLETLLHKHPNMKGVVCNEVERLLYRSNISPKAQYYAICFLNQIVLSHEESELANKLITLYFCFFRSCIKKKDVESKMLSALLTGVNRAYPYAQTSDEKIKEQMNTLFKVLHLANFSTSIQALMLLFQVMDSNQTISDRYYTALYKKLLDPGLALCAKQSMFLNLVYKSLKADIVLRRVKAFIKRLLQVTCGQMPPFTCGALYLVSELLKVKPGLRVQLQDHVESDDEEHFHDLEEAEEEEEKLVDVDEETKIIKTEESVKPHDPASGASWVHHQNLAGGKNLGSYDPLHRNPSYCGADRTSFWELKKLSEHFHPSVALFAKTILEGNYIEYTGDPLQDFTLMRFLDRFVYRNPKAPKGKENTSSVVMQPKNKQSMSDVRNLAVNSKEFLAQDESKIPVDEVFFHRFYKKLDLEKEKRKPARDDESVEDVDDEEFERALDSFEHDSYFDTLVNEDLNFADNIKSKGKKKSQSDEATLDDSEEDDFDDLDDEEVSLGSMDEDFREDLDEDGGTFMDVSDDDKAPDDNKEEHVKPANKKGKRKKEMDFAGSLKGSKENKKRKLKDTGILATAEEFGSLLDENIGSKFDSIGMNAMANKDNANVKQLRWEEERNRWIHNKDVKSIIKQKKKFRHKMLKNKHKSKKTRK